One Cynocephalus volans isolate mCynVol1 chromosome 5, mCynVol1.pri, whole genome shotgun sequence DNA window includes the following coding sequences:
- the LOC134378881 gene encoding N-acetyllactosaminide beta-1,6-N-acetylglucosaminyl-transferase-like, whose translation MPSSMRYLFIVSVSSVIVFIVLYVFSFGGDQSFQRLNSSDTWMLTQICTSFINGKTPFLWRNKLMIYEKSSCKEYLTQSHYITAPLSKEEAAFPLAYIMVIHHNFDTFARLFRAIYMPQNIYCVHVDEKATAEFKDAVEQLLSCFPNAFLASKMEPVVYGGISRLQADLNCLKDLSASEVPWKYAINTCGQDFPLKTNKEIVHYLKGFKGKNITPGVLPPAHAIGRTKYVHREHLGKELSYVIRTTALKPPPPRNLTIYFGSAYVALSREFANFVLHDPRAVDLLQWSKDTFSPDEHFWVTLNRIPGTGVESRSGEHLPREEGKRGRVSGLSSLTCKGCILG comes from the exons ATGCCTTCGTCCATGCGGTACCTCTTTATAGTTTCTGTCTCCAGCGTGATCGTTTTCATCGTGCTCTACGTGTTCAGTTTTGGAGGCGACCAAAGCTTCCAGAGGCTAAATAGCTCGGACACTTGGATGCTGACTCAAATTTGCACATCCTTTATCAACGGGAAAACGCCTTTCCTGTGGAGAAATAAACTAATGATCTATGAGAAGTCTTCTTGCAAGGAATACTTGACCCAAAGCCATTATATCACGGCCCCCTTATCTAAAGAAGAAGCTGCATTTCCTTTAGCATATATCATGGTCATCCATCACAATTTTGATACCTTTGCAAGGCTCTTCAGGGCTATTTACATGCCCCAGAATATCTACTGTGTCCATGTGGATGAAAAGGCCACAGCTGAATTTAAAGATGCAGTAGAGCAATTACTGAGCTGCTTCCCCAATGCTTTTCTGGCTTCAAAGATGGAACCAGTTGTCTATGGTGGGATTTCCAGGCTCCAGGCTGACCTGAACTGCCTCAAAGATCTTTCAGCCTCTGAGGTTCCATGGAAGTACGCCATCAACACCTGTGGCCAGGATTTCCCCCTGAAAACCAACAAGGAAATAGTTCATTATTTGAAAggatttaaagggaaaaatattacTCCAGGGGTACTGCCCCCAGCTCATGCAATTGGACGGACTAAATACGTCCACCGTGAGCATCTGGGCAAAGAGCTCTCCTATGTGATAAGAACGACAGCTTTGAAGCCACCTCCTCCCCGTAATCTCACCATTTACTTTGGTTCTGCCTATGTTGCTCTATCAAGAGAGTTTGCCAACTTTGTTCTCCATGACCCACGGGCTGTTGATTTGCTCCAGTGGTCCAAAGACACTTTCAGTCCTGATGAACACTTCTGGGTGACACTCAATAGGATTCCAG GAACTGGAGTTGAGAGCCGCTCTGGAGAGCATCTCCCCAGGGAGGAAGGCAAGCGTGGCCGTGTCAGCGGGCTGTCCAGCCTGACCTGCAAGGGGTGCATTTTAGGATAA